The Geoalkalibacter sp. genome includes a region encoding these proteins:
- the ftsE gene encoding cell division ATP-binding protein FtsE, with amino-acid sequence MIQLHNVCKAYQKDSSALDQISLKIEKGEFVYLTGASGAGKSTLLKLLYGGERPNRGQILLDGRNITRMGPRQLPLVRRRLGIVFQDFKLISTRTVFENVAFALEVQGRKRFEISKKVYAALKNVGLEHKLNRRPLELSGGEQQRVAVARALVVDPIVLLADEPTGNLDPETTLELMDLFKSANARGSTVVMATHDRELIRRFPRRVITLDAGRVVEDRHV; translated from the coding sequence ATGATTCAGCTGCACAACGTCTGCAAGGCTTACCAAAAAGACTCCTCCGCCCTCGACCAGATCTCCCTCAAGATCGAGAAAGGTGAGTTCGTTTATCTGACCGGCGCCTCCGGGGCCGGCAAATCGACCCTGCTCAAGCTGCTCTACGGCGGCGAGCGGCCCAACCGCGGGCAGATTCTGCTCGACGGGCGCAACATCACCCGCATGGGTCCGCGTCAGTTGCCCCTGGTGCGGCGGCGCCTGGGCATCGTGTTTCAGGATTTCAAGCTGATCAGCACGCGCACGGTGTTCGAGAATGTGGCCTTCGCCCTGGAGGTGCAGGGGCGCAAGCGCTTTGAAATCAGCAAGAAAGTTTACGCCGCCCTGAAAAACGTGGGTCTGGAGCACAAACTCAACCGACGTCCGTTGGAACTCTCCGGCGGCGAGCAGCAGCGGGTGGCCGTGGCGCGCGCCCTGGTGGTCGATCCCATCGTGCTGCTGGCCGATGAGCCCACCGGCAACCTCGATCCCGAAACCACCCTGGAACTCATGGATCTGTTCAAAAGCGCCAATGCCCGCGGTTCCACGGTGGTCATGGCGACTCACGACCGCGAACTGATCCGGCGCTTCCCGAGGCGGGTGATTACTTTGGATGCCGGCCGGGTGGTGGAAGATCGCCATGTTTGA
- a CDS encoding type IV pilin protein, with the protein MRRHLSSPKGRSRGFTLIEILIVMTILGILATIAVPSYQHSVIRAREAALTENLYQMRQAIDAYFADNAAYPDSLDALVQARYLRLIPVDPFTRRSDTWVTQAPEPRESGEIEEGWVFDVFSGSDLIGLNGVPYREW; encoded by the coding sequence ATGCGCAGACACCTCTCTTCGCCCAAGGGACGCTCCCGCGGCTTTACCCTGATCGAGATTCTCATCGTCATGACGATTCTGGGCATCCTGGCCACCATCGCCGTGCCGAGCTATCAGCACAGCGTGATCCGCGCCCGCGAAGCGGCCCTCACCGAAAATCTCTACCAGATGCGCCAGGCCATCGACGCCTATTTCGCCGACAACGCCGCCTATCCCGACTCCCTCGACGCCCTGGTGCAGGCGCGCTATCTGCGCTTGATTCCCGTGGATCCCTTCACCCGGCGCTCCGATACTTGGGTCACTCAGGCGCCCGAGCCCAGGGAGAGCGGCGAGATCGAGGAAGGTTGGGTGTTCGACGTCTTCAGCGGCAGCGATCTGATCGGGCTCAACGGCGTTCCCTATCGCGAGTGGTAG
- a CDS encoding type II secretion system protein — protein MGKLRQALRFQLGLTFIELVLAMAILSVIAAVTMPLAEIAVKRGKEVELRRALREIRGALDEYHADWSRAVRERRYIPSIDETGYPETLEELVTGNDWGGLYPYKRKYLRRIPSDPFDRWDQGWGMRAYKDDPDSTVYGGGDIYDVFSQSDGVALDGTSYNTW, from the coding sequence ATGGGAAAATTGCGGCAGGCATTGCGCTTTCAGCTCGGGCTGACCTTCATCGAACTGGTGCTGGCCATGGCCATTCTTTCGGTGATCGCGGCGGTGACCATGCCCCTGGCCGAAATCGCCGTCAAGCGCGGCAAGGAAGTGGAGCTGCGCCGCGCCCTGCGCGAAATTCGCGGCGCCCTCGATGAATATCATGCCGACTGGTCGCGGGCGGTGCGCGAGCGCCGCTATATCCCGAGCATCGATGAAACTGGCTATCCCGAGACCCTGGAGGAACTGGTCACGGGCAACGACTGGGGCGGCCTCTACCCCTACAAACGCAAGTACCTGCGCCGCATTCCTTCCGACCCCTTCGATCGCTGGGATCAAGGCTGGGGCATGCGTGCCTACAAGGATGATCCCGATTCCACGGTCTACGGCGGCGGGGACATCTACGACGTTTTCTCGCAAAGCGACGGGGTGGCCCTCGACGGCACCTCGTACAACACCTGGTAA